The genomic interval TCGTGATCCGTTTGAAGTTTTGGATGTGCGGGCATTTCCATTAGACGCAATTCCGATCGGTCATCTGTCTCACGACCATGATCAGCAACTTCAGGACTATCTCAGTGGGCAGACGATTCTCTCATGACGACTCTCGCAACACCAATTCGCAACAGTCGCATTCAATTATCCCTAGGGCAAATCTTCTGGCGAGAACTAGGACAGGGGTTAACTCTTGTATTTCTCCATGGGAATTGGCAAACAAGTGACCAGTGGCTGGCTGTCATCCAAGCGTTGGGACACGAGTTCCATTGCTTAGCACCGGATCTACTGGGATGCGGTGAATCTGATCGTCCTAAACTCAACTACTCAATTGCTACTCAGGTTGAGTGTCTGTCGGACTATTTAGATGCTCTTCATCTGCGGCAGGTGTATTTAATTGGTCACTCTATGGGGGCTTGGATTGCTACTAGCTATGCTCTCAAATATCCTGAGCGGGTGCATGGCTTGGTGCTGGTATCGCCTGAAGGTGTCCCCAGTCGCATCGACGATCGCTGGCGGCTTGAGCGCTGGTTAGTGGGGCAACCACCCCTGCTCTATTGGATATTATGCTTAGTGCAACCTATAGCCAAGCTGCTCAAACGGCAAGAGGGAATCCATAATCTGCTTGTGCGGCGAC from Cyanobacteriota bacterium carries:
- a CDS encoding alpha/beta hydrolase, which produces MTTLATPIRNSRIQLSLGQIFWRELGQGLTLVFLHGNWQTSDQWLAVIQALGHEFHCLAPDLLGCGESDRPKLNYSIATQVECLSDYLDALHLRQVYLIGHSMGAWIATSYALKYPERVHGLVLVSPEGVPSRIDDRWRLERWLVGQPPLLYWILCLVQPIAKLLKRQEGIHNLLVRRQQLQRSPVACRILFRRRPQEIMADYLHTRLNHLKLPVLLLQGGRDVKEVSSMATTYASLLPNVTVEHMLQSDSSELPETAAEAFAREVRLFVMSSLQR